A part of Hippopotamus amphibius kiboko isolate mHipAmp2 chromosome 16, mHipAmp2.hap2, whole genome shotgun sequence genomic DNA contains:
- the ODAD1 gene encoding outer dynein arm-docking complex subunit 1, translating to MPLGLSAGSTRSEDGSEAFLEGMVDWELSRLQRQCKVMEGERRAYSKEVHQRINKQLEEIQRLEGLRDKLQVQISIAQSQVKRLRDSERLENMGYLLKCRVRVQAEVKELQEQTRALDRQIQEWESRIFAHGKDIKALGCIQDQKVKSRRRIKILEDQLSRVTCRFDIQLVRNATLREELDLLRIERNRYLNVDHKLKKEIQLLRDTVRTLMVSSTSAYTVREEAKTKLSMLRERAEKEVAQNETEVHILQRQIAHLEQLHRFLKLKNGDRQPDPAIVEKREQRAREVAEGLRKTSQEKLVLRYEDAMNKLSQLTGESDPDLLVDKYLELEERNFAEFNFINEQNSELEHLQEEIKEMQEALESGRRSEEDRRSRQEQQRAELQQRLDEVHTEAENLEARYQNFHGQLEKLKTDIQHLFTQAQCDSTIINDLLGVKIHMRDRDIGLFLGLIEKRLVEVLTVQAFLETQNSLSTSLPNAALLVLGQSPEELPKKVAPPQPPDNLEDPPGFEAKDDYPLSKEELLSYVVKSLEAQEQMKEQNQKEPAEVIKKADSTPSVTSSTQKASSGMPVPPKSPSAVPASTMSHRTSGILVSSGGRATSSNVGHVTFGDPSSSTGHVTLGSSSATTGGLMSSQGLMAGRVTFRSPNSSSYLGSSRGHESSGGPQSKGAESESSGGLGFSRGQVSSTGPASSTGPGSTTSKDSQSN from the exons ATGCCTTTGGGACTCTCTGCTGGGAGCACTCGCTCCGAGGATGGAAGCGAGGCCTTCCTGGAGGGAATGG TGGATTGGGAGCTGAGCAGACTGCAGCGCCAATGCAAAGTGATGGAGGGTGAAAGGCGAGCCTACAGCAAGGAAGTCCACCAGCGCATCAACAAACAGCT TGAGGAGATCCAGCGCCTGGAGGGGTTGCGGGACAAACTACAGGTGCAGATCAGCATTGCCCAGAGCCAGGTCAAGCGGCTGCGGGACAGCGAGAGGCTGGAGAACATGGGGTACCTGCTCAAGTGCCGGGTCCGGGTGCAGGCTGAGGTCAAGGAGCTGCAGGAGCAGACCAGAGCCCTGGACAGGCAG aTCCAGGAGTGGGAGAGCCGGATCTTTGCCCATGGTAAGGACATCAAGGCCCTGGGATGCATCCAGGATCAGAAGGTCAAGAGCCGGCGGAGGATCAAGATCCTTGAAGATCAGTTGAGCAGG GTCACCTGCCGCTTTGACATCCAATTGGTGCGGAATGCGACCTTGCGGGAGGAGCTGGATCTCCTGCGGATCGAGAGGAACCGCTATCTGAATGTGGACCACAAACTGAAGAAG GAGATCCAGCTCCTTCGGGACACCGTCAGGACCCTCATGGTCTCCTCCACTTCTGCCTACACCGTCAG GGAGGAGGCGAAGACCAAGTTAAGCATGCTGCGGGAGCGAGCAGAGAAGGAGGTGGCCCAGAACGAGACGGAGGTGCACATCTTGCAGCGGCAGATCGCGCACTTGGAGCAGCTGCACCGCTTCCTCAAGCTCAAGAACGGCGATCGGCAGCCGGATCCCGCCATCGTGGAGAAGCGCGAGCAACGGG CCCGGGAGGTGGCCGAAGGCCTCCGGAAGACCTCCCAGGAGAAGCTGGTGCTGCGCTACGAGGACGCCATGAATAAACTGTCCCAGCTGACCGGGGAGAGCGACCCGGACTTGCTGGTGGACAAGTACCTGGAGT TGGAGGAGCGGAACTTCGCGGAGTTCAACTTCATCAATGAGCAGAACTCGGAGCTGGAGCATCTGCAGGAGGAGATCAAAGAG ATGCAGGAGGCCTTGGAGAGCGGGCGCCGCAGCGAGGAGGACCGGCGCTCGCGGCAGGAGCAGCAGCGAGCAGAGTTGCAGCAGCGCCTGGACGAGGTGCACACGGAGGCCGAGAACCTGGAGGCCCGCTACCAGAACTTTCACGGGCAGCTGGAGAAGCTCAAGACTG ATATCCAGCACCTCTTCACCCAGGCCCAGTGTGACAGCACCATCATAAATGACCTCCTAGGGGTCAAGATCCACATGAGAGACCGGGACATAGGCCTCTTCCTGGGCCTCATCGAGAAGCGGCTGGTGGAGGTCCTGACGGTGCAGGCCTTCCTTGAAACCCAG AACTCTCTCTCCACCAGCTTGCCTAACGCTGCCCTCCTGGTGCTGGGCCAGAGCCCCGAGGAACTTCCCAAGAAGGTGGCCCCACCTCAGCCCCCTGACAACCT GGAGGACCCCCCAGGCTTTGAGGCCAAAGACGACTATCCTCTGAGCAAGGAAGAGCTGCTGAGCTACGTGGTGAAGTCG ctggaggcccaggagcaGATGAAGGAGCAGAACCAGAAGGAGCCGGCCGAGGTCATCAAGAAGGCGGACAGCACCCCGAGCGTGACCTCCAGCACCCAGAAGGCCAGCTCCGGCATGCCCGTGCCGCCCAAGAGCCCCAGCGCTGTCCCTGCCTCCACCATGAGCCACAGGACCAGCGGCATCCTGGTGTCCAGTGGAGGCCGCGCCACCAGCTCCAATGTTGGCCATGTCACCTTTGGGGACCCCAGCTCCAGCACAGGCCACGTGACCCTCGGCTCCTCCAGCGCCACCACCGGGGGACTGATGTCCAGCCAGGGCTTGATGGCGGGGCGTGTGACCTTCAGATCCCCCAACTCTAGCAGCTACCTGGGGTCCAGCAGAGGCCATGAGAGCTCTGGGGGCCCGCAGAGCAAAGGCGCTGAGTCAGAATCGAGCGGGGGCCTCGGGTTCAGTAGAGGCCAAGTCTCAAGTACTGGTCCTGCCTCCAGCACTGGCCCAGGCTCCACCACCAGCAAAGACTCCCAGAGCAACTAA